A region of Paenibacillus sp. JNUCC-31 DNA encodes the following proteins:
- a CDS encoding DUF4097 family beta strand repeat-containing protein: MNRKVRVGRYTAAALIVAVGVLLILDKRWGTDYVYEMVDWWPLLLIVLGVEYILLFLVTRRRGREVSDNQGEKSKIRFRPDAKGILTSLVLAASVFIVTEQDHYMHLWNRVSLNLGAASMDYSQAAGYMEDKGTIRVPVGMDTSDIVFEGVNGDISVQRGDTEEIEVRTVVWVDQTTEVQAKAVADASFVEADGTKVIHIKATGKTYGENEKTQPRMNITITIPDDRRFNLDLRTSNGAILLNRPEAISTIFAETGNGRIRITNAVGDISGKTLNGDVIVANAIGNVDLDSNRGDMKARGISGNVDLTTQVGSINISDSVGEITAETRNGNINVDGASLAVKAQSLNGSISIISAKVGGDWDVYSAVGAINILLPERGDYSLSGSSSYGDLRTDLPFKVQNKTIEGQLGEGEYTVKVEGNSDLAIDRNPAVPSANVVTPNSDGTGENLEQMNEDGQNSQDNTSEDP, encoded by the coding sequence ATGAACCGTAAAGTCCGGGTTGGCCGCTATACGGCTGCCGCCTTAATCGTAGCCGTCGGTGTGCTGTTAATTTTGGATAAACGGTGGGGAACGGACTATGTATATGAGATGGTCGATTGGTGGCCGCTCTTGCTCATTGTGTTAGGTGTGGAATACATACTGTTGTTCTTAGTGACACGAAGAAGAGGAAGAGAAGTTTCAGACAACCAAGGTGAGAAAAGTAAAATACGATTCAGGCCTGATGCCAAAGGCATCCTCACTTCGCTTGTTCTGGCGGCATCTGTATTTATCGTTACAGAACAGGACCACTACATGCATTTATGGAACCGAGTAAGTCTAAATCTGGGCGCGGCGTCCATGGACTATAGTCAGGCTGCGGGATACATGGAGGATAAGGGGACGATTCGGGTTCCTGTAGGCATGGATACTTCGGATATTGTGTTTGAGGGAGTGAACGGCGATATCTCGGTACAGCGCGGGGACACGGAAGAAATTGAAGTACGTACAGTCGTTTGGGTTGACCAGACAACGGAAGTCCAGGCCAAAGCAGTTGCGGATGCTTCTTTTGTTGAGGCGGATGGTACTAAAGTGATTCATATCAAGGCTACAGGCAAAACATATGGAGAGAACGAGAAAACACAGCCACGAATGAACATTACCATCACGATTCCGGATGATCGCCGTTTCAATCTGGATCTTCGAACGTCTAATGGAGCCATTTTGCTGAATCGTCCAGAAGCCATTAGTACGATTTTTGCAGAGACAGGGAATGGACGTATACGAATTACGAACGCTGTAGGAGATATCTCGGGTAAAACGTTAAATGGTGATGTTATTGTGGCTAATGCGATCGGAAATGTGGACCTGGATAGTAACCGGGGAGACATGAAAGCCCGTGGCATTTCAGGGAATGTGGATCTCACGACACAAGTCGGAAGCATCAACATATCAGACTCCGTTGGAGAGATTACAGCAGAGACAAGGAATGGAAATATTAATGTGGATGGTGCAAGTCTGGCGGTCAAAGCCCAATCTCTTAATGGCAGTATCAGCATTATATCTGCCAAAGTAGGCGGTGACTGGGATGTATATAGCGCTGTAGGAGCAATCAACATATTGCTTCCCGAACGGGGCGATTACAGCCTGAGTGGGTCCAGCAGTTATGGAGATCTGCGAACGGACCTGCCGTTTAAAGTGCAAAATAAAACAATTGAGGGTCAGCTTGGTGAAGGAGAATATACCGTTAAAGTTGAAGGCAATAGTGATCTTGCGATTGATCGAAACCCGGCTGTACCTTCGGCCAATGTAGTTACACCAAATTCAGACGGTACAGGTGAGAACCTGGAACAGATGAACGAAGACGGGCAAAATTCCCAGGACAATACGTCAGAAGATCCCTGA
- a CDS encoding MgtC/SapB family protein: MGNPWLIDEWHILLRLLLAMLLGGLVGLERERSNHAAGLRTHILVCLGSALIMMLSIYGFKDFANELNVRIDPARLATAVITGVGFLGAGTILFTGKSITGLTTAASIWVVAAIGLAAGAGFFFASIVSTVLVLLNLWVFNKLELRYIRGNKLHVVTLHTLSEPGFLEQVSSFMEEEKIRIRKITVNEQDLAYAEMVAVERKVEIVLHVYMPHEFSTVQLVSKLRQWEHVTKVSIE; encoded by the coding sequence TTGGGTAATCCCTGGTTAATCGATGAGTGGCATATTTTACTGCGATTATTGCTGGCTATGCTGCTTGGAGGGCTTGTAGGTTTGGAAAGGGAACGTTCGAATCATGCAGCAGGCCTGCGTACTCATATTCTGGTATGCCTTGGTTCTGCACTGATTATGATGTTGTCTATTTATGGTTTTAAAGATTTTGCGAATGAATTAAACGTAAGGATTGATCCTGCTCGTCTGGCTACAGCTGTTATTACCGGTGTTGGATTTCTGGGAGCGGGGACGATTCTTTTTACCGGAAAATCCATTACAGGACTGACCACTGCAGCTTCCATCTGGGTTGTTGCGGCGATCGGGCTGGCTGCAGGCGCTGGGTTCTTTTTTGCCTCTATCGTGTCAACTGTTCTGGTACTCCTGAATCTTTGGGTGTTCAACAAACTGGAGCTAAGGTACATCCGAGGGAACAAACTGCATGTCGTTACACTGCATACCTTGTCTGAACCCGGTTTTCTGGAACAGGTATCTTCATTTATGGAGGAGGAGAAGATCAGAATCCGTAAAATTACAGTAAATGAGCAAGATTTGGCGTACGCAGAGATGGTAGCCGTTGAACGTAAAGTTGAAATCGTATTGCATGTTTATATGCCGCATGAGTTCAGTACGGTACAGCTCGTATCCAAACTAAGGCAGTGGGAGCATGTAACAAAAGTATCGATTGAATAG
- a CDS encoding GNAT family N-acetyltransferase encodes MRIQSLSLSDLETLGQLWRLQHVAYWLEAEIIGFQDIPPLLDTMETLQNCGETFYGYVDEDGELMGAVAVAEEETNTLTITRMMVHPDHFRKGIAVALMTHVFEQYPDLPRYIVSTGTLNQPAVNLYTKFGFKPVEVVQIAPGVELTTFHKDSLHK; translated from the coding sequence ATGAGGATTCAATCATTATCATTGAGTGATCTGGAGACGCTAGGACAGTTATGGAGGCTGCAACATGTGGCTTATTGGTTAGAGGCTGAGATTATCGGCTTTCAGGATATTCCACCTTTGCTGGATACGATGGAAACACTGCAGAATTGCGGGGAGACCTTTTATGGTTATGTTGATGAAGACGGCGAACTGATGGGGGCTGTCGCAGTAGCGGAGGAAGAGACGAATACACTGACCATTACACGAATGATGGTGCATCCGGATCATTTTCGCAAGGGAATCGCTGTTGCTTTGATGACACATGTGTTTGAACAATATCCGGATCTTCCGCGGTATATTGTTTCCACAGGAACTTTGAATCAACCAGCCGTGAACTTGTATACCAAATTTGGTTTTAAACCAGTGGAAGTTGTACAGATTGCACCAGGTGTGGAATTAACAACATTTCATAAGGATTCATTGCATAAATGA
- the gatB gene encoding Asp-tRNA(Asn)/Glu-tRNA(Gln) amidotransferase subunit GatB: protein MSASKYETVVGLEVHVELHTNSKIFCGCSTAFGAPPNTHTCPVCLGHPGVLPVLNRQAVDYAMKAAMALNCTIADVSKFDRKNYFYPDSPKAYQISQFDQPIGENGWIDIEVNGETKRIGITRLHLEEDAGKLTHVDGGYASLVDFNRVGTPLVEIVSEPEISSPEEARAYLEKLRAIMQYCDVSDVKMEEGSLRCDANISLRPHGQEKLGTRAELKNMNSFRGVQRGLEYEQYRQAEILDDGGEVVQETRRWDEAQGKTLSMRGKEQAHDYRYFPDPDLVKLHIDAAWKERIRASIPELPDERKARYTADYGLPSYDAEVITSSKAVADLFEDSLKYTKDAKAVSNWIMGDLLGYLNTSNLELTQVPLTGQGLGEMIGLLEKGTINSKIAKTVFKEMLESGKLPQQIVEEKGLVQISDEGAILAIVEQVVANNPQSVEDYKAGKQKAIGFLVGQVMKESKGKANPGLANQLLTDVLNR, encoded by the coding sequence ATGTCCGCATCTAAATATGAAACGGTCGTTGGACTTGAAGTCCATGTCGAGTTGCATACAAATTCCAAAATCTTTTGCGGCTGCTCCACCGCCTTTGGAGCTCCGCCAAATACACATACTTGTCCTGTCTGTCTCGGACATCCAGGCGTATTGCCGGTATTGAATCGCCAAGCTGTAGATTATGCGATGAAAGCAGCCATGGCTCTTAACTGCACCATTGCTGATGTCAGCAAGTTTGACCGCAAAAACTACTTCTACCCCGATTCCCCGAAAGCTTACCAAATCTCGCAATTCGATCAACCCATCGGTGAGAACGGCTGGATCGATATTGAAGTCAACGGTGAAACGAAGCGAATCGGCATTACGCGTCTTCATCTGGAAGAAGATGCAGGGAAGCTTACCCACGTGGATGGCGGCTATGCTTCATTGGTCGATTTCAACCGTGTGGGTACCCCGTTGGTGGAAATCGTGTCTGAACCTGAGATTTCTTCTCCGGAAGAAGCGCGTGCATATCTGGAGAAATTGCGTGCGATCATGCAGTACTGCGATGTGTCGGACGTGAAAATGGAAGAAGGCTCCCTGCGTTGTGACGCCAACATCAGTTTGCGTCCACATGGACAGGAGAAGCTGGGAACGAGAGCCGAGTTGAAAAACATGAACTCCTTCCGCGGCGTTCAGCGTGGTCTGGAGTATGAGCAGTATCGCCAAGCTGAAATTTTGGATGACGGCGGTGAAGTCGTTCAGGAAACTCGTCGCTGGGATGAGGCTCAAGGAAAAACACTGTCCATGCGTGGTAAAGAGCAGGCGCATGACTATCGTTATTTCCCGGACCCGGATCTGGTGAAGCTGCATATCGACGCAGCCTGGAAAGAACGGATCAGAGCCTCCATACCGGAGCTTCCAGACGAGCGTAAAGCTCGTTATACCGCGGATTATGGACTGCCTAGTTATGATGCGGAGGTTATCACCTCTTCTAAAGCTGTAGCCGATCTTTTTGAAGACAGTCTGAAATACACCAAGGATGCAAAAGCCGTATCCAACTGGATCATGGGCGATTTGCTGGGTTACCTGAACACCAGCAACCTGGAACTAACTCAGGTGCCGCTAACAGGCCAAGGTTTGGGCGAGATGATTGGGCTGCTGGAGAAAGGCACAATTAACAGCAAGATTGCCAAGACCGTATTTAAGGAAATGCTGGAGAGCGGCAAGCTTCCACAGCAGATCGTTGAAGAGAAGGGTCTGGTTCAAATTAGTGATGAGGGTGCCATTCTCGCCATCGTGGAGCAGGTTGTTGCGAACAACCCACAATCCGTAGAGGATTATAAGGCTGGTAAACAGAAGGCCATTGGATTCCTTGTTGGTCAAGTCATGAAAGAAAGCAAAGGCAAAGCCAACCCTGGACTAGCCAACCAACTGCTTACAGATGTACTGAACCGCTAA
- the gatA gene encoding Asp-tRNA(Asn)/Glu-tRNA(Gln) amidotransferase subunit GatA, giving the protein MSLFEQSLPEIHNKLHAKELSVSDLVDQAYQNIGAHDEKVKAYLALDEEQARARAHQLDDRLVSGEEKGLLFGLPVGIKDNIVTNGLRTTCGSQFLRNFDPVYDATVVEKLKAADTVTIGKLNMDEFAMGGSNENSSFYPVRNPWALDRVPGGSSGGSAAAVAAGEAYFTLGSDTGGSIRQPASYCGVVGLKPTYGLVSRFGLVAFASSLDQIGPLTKNVEDSAYVLQAIAGYDAKDSTSAKVDIPDYLSGLTGDVKGLRIAVPKEYMGEGVDPQVKETVLSALKVLEGLGATWEEVSLPHTEYAVATYYLLASSEASSNLARFDGVRYGVRADNPENLLDLYHQSRSQGFGPEVKRRIMLGTYALSSGYYDAYYLKAQKVRTLIKQDFDDVFAKYDVIIGPTAPTTAFKLGSQVDDPLTMYLNDILTIPVSLAGVPAVSIPCGFSDGLPVGMQIIGKAFDETTVLRVAHAFEQNTEFHKQRPQL; this is encoded by the coding sequence GTGAGTTTATTTGAACAATCGTTGCCGGAGATACATAACAAGCTGCATGCCAAGGAGTTATCGGTTAGCGATCTGGTGGATCAGGCATATCAGAATATCGGTGCGCATGATGAGAAGGTTAAGGCGTATCTGGCATTGGATGAAGAACAAGCACGTGCGCGTGCTCATCAACTGGATGATCGACTCGTCAGCGGCGAGGAGAAAGGTTTGCTTTTTGGATTGCCAGTCGGCATTAAGGATAACATCGTTACGAACGGGTTGCGTACAACGTGCGGAAGCCAGTTTCTGCGCAACTTCGACCCGGTATATGATGCAACAGTTGTCGAGAAGCTGAAGGCTGCGGATACTGTAACTATCGGAAAACTGAATATGGACGAATTCGCCATGGGCGGCTCCAATGAAAATTCAAGTTTCTATCCTGTACGTAACCCATGGGCACTCGATCGTGTTCCAGGCGGATCAAGTGGTGGATCTGCTGCGGCTGTTGCGGCAGGAGAAGCATATTTCACATTGGGATCAGATACAGGGGGCTCCATCAGACAGCCAGCATCCTATTGCGGCGTTGTCGGCTTGAAACCGACTTACGGACTTGTTTCACGCTTTGGTTTGGTTGCATTCGCATCCTCGCTGGATCAGATTGGACCTTTGACGAAAAATGTCGAGGACTCTGCCTATGTGCTGCAAGCCATTGCTGGTTATGACGCCAAAGATTCAACGTCTGCAAAAGTGGATATCCCGGATTATTTAAGCGGATTGACAGGAGATGTCAAAGGGCTCCGCATTGCTGTTCCGAAGGAATACATGGGTGAAGGCGTGGATCCTCAAGTTAAAGAAACCGTCCTGTCCGCTCTGAAAGTCCTTGAAGGACTCGGCGCAACATGGGAAGAAGTATCCCTTCCGCATACCGAATATGCGGTGGCTACGTATTATCTGCTCGCTTCCTCGGAGGCCTCTTCGAACCTGGCTCGTTTCGACGGCGTGCGTTATGGTGTTCGTGCAGACAACCCGGAAAACCTGTTGGATCTGTACCACCAGTCCCGTAGTCAAGGCTTTGGTCCCGAAGTGAAACGACGCATCATGCTTGGAACCTATGCACTCAGCTCGGGTTACTACGATGCGTATTATTTGAAAGCTCAGAAAGTGCGTACGTTGATCAAACAGGATTTCGACGACGTATTTGCCAAATATGATGTCATCATTGGACCAACAGCGCCAACAACGGCATTTAAACTCGGTTCCCAAGTCGATGATCCACTTACGATGTATCTCAACGACATTCTGACTATCCCTGTCAGCCTGGCTGGTGTACCTGCAGTGAGCATCCCTTGCGGATTCTCGGATGGGCTGCCTGTCGGCATGCAGATTATCGGTAAAGCCTTTGATGAAACGACTGTATTGCGCGTAGCGCATGCGTTTGAACAAAATACGGAATTCCACAAGCAGCGTCCGCAGCTGTAG